From the genome of Eucalyptus grandis isolate ANBG69807.140 chromosome 2, ASM1654582v1, whole genome shotgun sequence, one region includes:
- the LOC104433705 gene encoding protein ESSENTIAL FOR POTEXVIRUS ACCUMULATION 1 isoform X4 gives MAEGKFDLPDDLLSSKPADHQLASESSIPLSPQWLYAKPTETKMEMRAPSSVSVGNAGDPTQKENWRLEGTDDKKDWRRAVTDNESGRRWREEERETGLLGGRRDRRKPDRRVDNVPVREANEGRTVAASEKWIDGNTRTAGHETRRDSKWSSRWGPEDKDKESRNEKRADAEKEEGHLDNAPLLGSNRGAPERESESRDKWRPRHRMEVHSSISAPYRAAPGFGIERGRVEGSHTGFTVGRGRSSTMGRSSGTIGAAHSDKSESIPGKPILLTDSFCYPRAKLLDIYRKQKVEQSFTSMPDDMEELAPIAQADVAEPLAFLTPDAEEEATLGDIWRGKITGSGAVYNSFRKGRSTENVTGLGDVESADEGKQGILSLVSAEENGDTFQELLETDTSQADNKTATWNSDSRVITLGEDVKNQGVDQKIRAEVSHHGDAVDNGTRGSNEIDSLYFATSQMDIANNGMGTLSAFTNQSQFQDITSPFGIRSKLSNDSTSLFGLTSPLQRQGGNIHPFSSNEAKESERSISAEELSLYYLDPQGEIQGPFLGVDIISWFEQGFFGTDLLVRLADAPEGKPFQELGEVMPHLKGIHAIATGADQILQLDESNALGGKLETGVPAAAPAGKVDDLYIMENRSLPEIRSMSAQNVQGMVSESGVPHLSHLETGFNDFAAQDEEIVFPGRPGSSGHPIGRSTGNIHDASLKPLSHSSVQAESKVPSMQNQSDNMMHPFGLLWSEIEAPNAKHAAASNLPSAMGRGPQFGGISETALIADNWPDSYRRNAAFDYPNLYQETVASRSFPRMEQESNRLDLSEQLLSRQLQHHHLQQQNLLPFHANSGHSILEQMAGEQLAHQQQLAAHAVPEMEHIMALQLQQQRQHQLQRQLQQQQQQQQQFQHQQKLLQEQQQSQVQQVQQVLLEQFLRNRLHDPGLAQSPVDPLRANNALDRAILEQQLLNELKQRSHHPARHIDPSLEQMTEAKFARLPQELQELLIGRAQRGQLQPLDHQILQEQLQARQFQMGMGLTPNMEERRLGSGWPVDEPDQFLRMHGSHRSHSSGFSPLDFYQQQQGPSNEDQLNFFDRNHSLQERIRQGSYEPSGLSFDRSISLPTGNAGMNLDVLNAMTRVHGLDMQESSTRTKSAAQAKFASELHARGAPHSLLPNQFHASQLDAMDGHWSENNGQLANDWMESRIQQLHIGPERQKKEQLGKVTPEDPSSWMSDGQDDDKSKQLLMELLHQKSGHQPTQYADVSEGVPGERRPISGFYSSSNALDRPFNLLQDREAGLSNSFPVGSYGSNSSDRASSFENRDELTFRMDSGALAAADPFLSGIHGSGMGFHTNPSRNDNNSAHTKELAEAEGRKGVPKSEGKLKGSLFEVQEAVAEQTGLAATDHGGVPITSFSRHASLGAAAEGENTIFYEEGIGNRYPEQISKDHVRVILSKSQDNMMLRGPSQEGQSELASDPLARLKSAFPSVPDGSRQDQGGNPTKQGVEDIAAGKKDMRFRRTSSCDDAEVSEASFIDMLKSTKKTAPQELQSAAGVSESLEGSQAGRSGKKKGKKGKQIDPALLGFKVTSNRIMMGEIQRIDD, from the exons ATGGCTGAAGGCAAGTTCGATCTACCCGACGATCTGCTGTCCTCGAAGCCCGCCGATC ATCAACTGGCGTCAGAGAGCAGCATACCTTTGTCCCCTCAATGGCTTTATGCTAAACCAACCGAGACTAAGATG GAAATGCGAGCTCCATCCTCAGTGTCGGTTGGAAATGCAGGCGATCCCACTCAAAAGGAGAACTGGCGTTTGGAAGGGACTGACGACAAAAAAGACTGGAGGAGAGCTGTCACTGACAATGAAAGTGGCCGTCGCTGGCGTGAAGAGGAGAGGGAAACTGGCCTACTTGGCGGTAGGAGAGACCGCAGGAAACCTGATCGTCGTGTTGACAATGTTCCGGTCCGGGAAGCTAATGAAGGTAGAACGGTGGCTGCCAGTGAAAAGTGGATCGATGGTAATACTCGCACAGCTGGGCATGAAACACGACGTGACAGCAAGTGGTCTTCAAGGTGGGGTCCTGAGGACAAGGATAAAGAATCTCGCAATGAAAAGAGGGCAGATGCAGAGAAGGAAGAGGGTCACCTCGACAATGCACCACTTTTAGGCAGCAATCGTGGAGCTCCTGAGCGTGAATCTGAGTCCCGGGATAAGTGGAGGCCACGCCACAGGATGGAAGTTCATTCCAGCATTTCGGCTCCCTACCGCGCTGCTCCTGGTTTTGGAATCGAAAGAGGAAGAGTGGAGGGTTCTCATACGGGTTTTACCGTTGGACGAGGAAGGTCCAGTACGATGGGAAGATCTTCGGGCACTATTGGTGCTGCTCATTCTGACAAAAGTGAGAGCATCCCTGGAAAACCAATTCTCTTAACTGATTCTTTTTGTTACCCAAGGGCAAAGCTTCTTGACATTTATCGCAAGCAAAAAGTCGAACAATCCTTTACTTCCATGCCCGATGACATGGAGGAATTGGCCCCCATAGCTCAAGCAGACGTTGCTGAACCGTTAGCTTTCTTAACCCCTGATGCTGAAGAGGAG GCTACCCTTGGTGATATATGGAGGGGGAAGATCACTGGCAGTGGAGCAGTGTATAATTCATTTAGGAAAGGCAGATCAACTGAAAATGTTACTG GTCTTGGTGATGTTGAATCTGCTGATGAGGGAAAACAGGGCATTCTCTCCTTGGTATCTGCTGAAGAGAATGGTGATACCTTCCAAGAGCTTTTGGAAACTGATACCTCTCAAGCCGATAATAAAACTGCTACATGGAATAGTGATTCTCGAGTGATTACATTGGGTG AAGATGTTAAAAACCAAGGAGTGGATCAGAAAATTCGTGCTGAAGTTAGTCATCATGGGGACGCTGTTGATAATGGTACCCGAGGATCAAATGAAATTGATAGTCTTTACTTTGCCACTTCCCAGATGGATATCGCTAATAACGGGATGGGCACACTATCTGCTTTTaccaatcaatctcaatttcaaGATATTACTTCTCCTTTTGGCATCAGATCGAAGCTTTCCAATGACTCAACTTCTCTATTTGGATTGACCTCTCCTCTCCAACGTCAGGGTGGAAACATCCATCCTTTTAGTTCTAATGAGGCAAAAGAGTCAGAGAGGAGTATTTCTGCGGAGGAGCTTAGTTTATATTACCTTGATCCTCAAGGAGAGATCCAAGGACCTTTTCTTGGGGTGGACATCATTTCATGGTTTGAACAGGGGTTTTTTGGCACTGACTTACTTGTCCGCCTGGCAGATGCTCCTGAAGGAAAACCTTTTCAAGAATTGGGTGAGGTGATGCCACATCTTAAGGGCATCCATGCCATTGCCACTGGTGCTGATCAGATTTTGCAATTAGATGAATCTAATGCTTTAGGTGGTAAATTGGAGACTGGTGTGCCTGCTGCTGCTCCTGCTGGTAAAGTTGATGATTTATACATCATGGAAAATCGGTCATTACCAGAGATTAGGAGTATGTCGGCTCAGAATGTCCAAGGCATGGTATCTGAATCTGGTGTACCTCATCTGTCTCATTTGGAGACAGGGTTTAATGATTTTGCAGCCCAAGATGAAG AAATTGTTTTCCCAGGAAGACCAGGAAGTAGTGGCCATCCTATTGGAAGATCTACTGGAAACATCCATGATGCTTCTCTGAAGCCTCTGAGCCACTCTTCTGTTCAAGCTGAATCGAAAGTGCCCAGCATGCAAAACCAAAGTGATAACATGATGCATCCTTTTGGTTTACTTTGGTCCGAGATTGAAGCCCCTAATGCAAAGCATGCTGCTGCATCCAACTTGCCTTCTGCCATGGGAAGGGGTCCTCAATTTGGAGGCATTTCTGAGACGGCTCTCATTGCAGATAATTGGCCTGATTCATACAGGAGGAATGCAGCTTTTGACTACCCCAACTTGTATCAGGAAACTGTGGCTTCTCGAAGCTTTCCACGCATGGAGCAAGAATCAAACCGTCTTGATCTATCGGAGCAACTGTTGTCAAGGCAACTTCAGCATCACCATCTCCAACAGCAAAACCTGTTACCTTTTCATGCAAATTCCGGCCATTCCATTTTGGAACAAATGGCTGGTGAACAACTGGCACACCAGCAGCAGCTGGCCGCCCATGCTGTACCAGAAATGGAGCATATAATGGCACTACAGCTCCAACAACAGCGACAGCATCAGCTTCAACGTCagttgcagcagcagcagcagcagcagcagcagtttCAGCATCAACAGAAACTTCTGCAGGAGCAACAGCAGTCCCAAGTTCAACAGGTTCAACAGGTTCTGCTTGAACAATTCCTGAGAAACCGATTGCACGATCCTGGCCTTGCGCAGTCACCTGTCGATCCTCTGAGAGCCAACAACGCTCTCGATCGGGCTATATTGGAGCAACAGCTTCTCAATGAACTGAAACAACGTTCTCATCATCCTGCCAGACATATCGATCCATCACTTGAGCAGATGACCGAGGCAAAATTCGCTCGTTTGCCACAAGAGCTTCAGGAGTTACTCATAGGTCGTGCTCAGCGTGGACAACTTCAGCCTTTGGACCATCAGATACTGCAAGAACAACTTCAAGCTAGGCAATTTCAAATGGGAATGGGGCTAACTCCCAATATGGAAGAAAGGCGCCTTGGTTCTGGCTGGCCAGTTGATGAACCTGATCAGTTCCTTAGGATGCACGGTAGTCACCGATCTCACTCATCGGGGTTTAGCCCGCTAGATTTTTATCAGCAACAACAGGGGCCATCCAACGAAGACCAGCTGAACTTCTTTGACAGGAATCATTCGTTACAGGAGCGTATTAGACAAGGTTCTTATGAACCTAGCGGGCTGTCTTTTGACCGTTCGATTTCTTTACCAACTGGTAATGCCGGAATGAATCTGGATGTCCTAAATGCTATGACTCGTGTTCATGGTTTAGACATGCAAGAGTCTAGCACAAGAACAAAATCTGCTGCTCAAGCAAAGTTTGCTTCAGAATTGCACGCTCGGGGTGCCCCTCACTCTTTACTTCCTAACCAATTTCATGCTTCTCAGCTGGATGCGATGGATGGTCACTGGTCTGAGAATAATGGGCAGCTTGCAAATGACTGGATGGAATCTCGAATTCAGCAATTGCATATTGGTCCTGAAcgccaaaaaaaggaacaattgGGTAAAGTGACTCCTGAAGACCCAAGTTCGTGGATGTCAGATGGACAAGATGATGACAAGTCAAAGCAGCTGCTTATGGAATTGCTTCATCAGAAATCTGGCCATCAACCCACCCAGTACGCAGATGTTAGTGAGGGAGTACCAGGGGAGAGAAGGCCTATATCCGGCTTTTACTCTAGTTCGAATGCCCTGGATCGTCCATTTAATCTGCTTCAGGACCGAGAAGCTGGTTTAAGCAACTCGTTTCCCGTAGGTTCCTATGGATCAAATTCCTCTGATCGCGCCAGCAGTTTTGAAAACAGAGATGAGTTGACATTTAGAATGGATTCTGGGGCATTGGCTGCTGCAGATCCATTCTTGTCTGGTATTCACGGATCTGGGATGGGTTTTCACACTAATCCTAGCAGGAATGACAATAATTCAGCCCACACGAAGGAGCTTGCCGAGGCAGAGGGGAGGAAGGGTGTACCAAAGAGTGAGGGCAAATTAAAGGGTTCTCTCTTTGAGGTTCAAGAAGCTGTGGCTGAACAAACAGGATTGGCTGCTACAGATCATGGTGGAGTACCTATCACTTCCTTTAGCAGGCATGCTTCCCTTGGTGCTGCTGC tgaaGGTGAAAATACAATCTTCTATGAAGAAGGAATTGGAAACCGGTATCCTGAACAGATAAGCAAGGATCA TGTGCGAGTCATTTTGTCCAAAAGTCAAGACAATATGATGCTTAGGGGCCCATCCCAGGAAGGACAGTCAGAGCTTGCGTCCGATCCTCTTGCGAGGCTCAAAAGTGCTTTTCCCAGTGTTCCTGATG GGTCGAGACAAGACCAAGGAGGGAATCCAACAAAGCAAGGTGTTGAGGACATCGCTGCTGGCAAGAAAGATATGCGTTTCAGGCGTACTTCATCTTGCGATGATGCAGAGGTGTCGGAAGCATCTTTTATTGACATGCTAAAAAGTACGAAGAAGACTGCACCACAAGAGCTCCAATCGGCAGCAGGAGTTTCAGAATCATTAGAAGGAAGTCAAGCTGGACGAAgtggaaagaagaaagggaagaaagggaAGCAAATTGATCCTGCCCTTTTGGGTTTCAAAGTCACCAGCAATCGCATCATGATGGGCGAAATTCAACGTATAGATGATTAA
- the LOC104433705 gene encoding protein ESSENTIAL FOR POTEXVIRUS ACCUMULATION 1 isoform X3, whose translation MEALGGQFEEKVLMGPNDELKDQLASESSIPLSPQWLYAKPTETKMEMRAPSSVSVGNAGDPTQKENWRLEGTDDKKDWRRAVTDNESGRRWREEERETGLLGGRRDRRKPDRRVDNVPVREANEGRTVAASEKWIDGNTRTAGHETRRDSKWSSRWGPEDKDKESRNEKRADAEKEEGHLDNAPLLGSNRGAPERESESRDKWRPRHRMEVHSSISAPYRAAPGFGIERGRVEGSHTGFTVGRGRSSTMGRSSGTIGAAHSDKSESIPGKPILLTDSFCYPRAKLLDIYRKQKVEQSFTSMPDDMEELAPIAQADVAEPLAFLTPDAEEEATLGDIWRGKITGSGAVYNSFRKGRSTENVTGLGDVESADEGKQGILSLVSAEENGDTFQELLETDTSQADNKTATWNSDSRVITLGDVKNQGVDQKIRAEVSHHGDAVDNGTRGSNEIDSLYFATSQMDIANNGMGTLSAFTNQSQFQDITSPFGIRSKLSNDSTSLFGLTSPLQRQGGNIHPFSSNEAKESERSISAEELSLYYLDPQGEIQGPFLGVDIISWFEQGFFGTDLLVRLADAPEGKPFQELGEVMPHLKGIHAIATGADQILQLDESNALGGKLETGVPAAAPAGKVDDLYIMENRSLPEIRSMSAQNVQGMVSESGVPHLSHLETGFNDFAAQDEEIVFPGRPGSSGHPIGRSTGNIHDASLKPLSHSSVQAESKVPSMQNQSDNMMHPFGLLWSEIEAPNAKHAAASNLPSAMGRGPQFGGISETALIADNWPDSYRRNAAFDYPNLYQETVASRSFPRMEQESNRLDLSEQLLSRQLQHHHLQQQNLLPFHANSGHSILEQMAGEQLAHQQQLAAHAVPEMEHIMALQLQQQRQHQLQRQLQQQQQQQQQFQHQQKLLQEQQQSQVQQVQQVLLEQFLRNRLHDPGLAQSPVDPLRANNALDRAILEQQLLNELKQRSHHPARHIDPSLEQMTEAKFARLPQELQELLIGRAQRGQLQPLDHQILQEQLQARQFQMGMGLTPNMEERRLGSGWPVDEPDQFLRMHGSHRSHSSGFSPLDFYQQQQGPSNEDQLNFFDRNHSLQERIRQGSYEPSGLSFDRSISLPTGNAGMNLDVLNAMTRVHGLDMQESSTRTKSAAQAKFASELHARGAPHSLLPNQFHASQLDAMDGHWSENNGQLANDWMESRIQQLHIGPERQKKEQLGKVTPEDPSSWMSDGQDDDKSKQLLMELLHQKSGHQPTQYADVSEGVPGERRPISGFYSSSNALDRPFNLLQDREAGLSNSFPVGSYGSNSSDRASSFENRDELTFRMDSGALAAADPFLSGIHGSGMGFHTNPSRNDNNSAHTKELAEAEGRKGVPKSEGKLKGSLFEVQEAVAEQTGLAATDHGGVPITSFSRHASLGAAAEGENTIFYEEGIGNRYPEQISKDHVRVILSKSQDNMMLRGPSQEGQSELASDPLARLKSAFPSVPDGSRQDQGGNPTKQGVEDIAAGKKDMRFRRTSSCDDAEVSEASFIDMLKSTKKTAPQELQSAAGVSESLEGSQAGRSGKKKGKKGKQIDPALLGFKVTSNRIMMGEIQRIDD comes from the exons TGGAAGCTCTGGGAGGACAGTTCGAGGAAAAAGTGCTCATGGGGCCAAATGATGAGTTGAAAG ATCAACTGGCGTCAGAGAGCAGCATACCTTTGTCCCCTCAATGGCTTTATGCTAAACCAACCGAGACTAAGATG GAAATGCGAGCTCCATCCTCAGTGTCGGTTGGAAATGCAGGCGATCCCACTCAAAAGGAGAACTGGCGTTTGGAAGGGACTGACGACAAAAAAGACTGGAGGAGAGCTGTCACTGACAATGAAAGTGGCCGTCGCTGGCGTGAAGAGGAGAGGGAAACTGGCCTACTTGGCGGTAGGAGAGACCGCAGGAAACCTGATCGTCGTGTTGACAATGTTCCGGTCCGGGAAGCTAATGAAGGTAGAACGGTGGCTGCCAGTGAAAAGTGGATCGATGGTAATACTCGCACAGCTGGGCATGAAACACGACGTGACAGCAAGTGGTCTTCAAGGTGGGGTCCTGAGGACAAGGATAAAGAATCTCGCAATGAAAAGAGGGCAGATGCAGAGAAGGAAGAGGGTCACCTCGACAATGCACCACTTTTAGGCAGCAATCGTGGAGCTCCTGAGCGTGAATCTGAGTCCCGGGATAAGTGGAGGCCACGCCACAGGATGGAAGTTCATTCCAGCATTTCGGCTCCCTACCGCGCTGCTCCTGGTTTTGGAATCGAAAGAGGAAGAGTGGAGGGTTCTCATACGGGTTTTACCGTTGGACGAGGAAGGTCCAGTACGATGGGAAGATCTTCGGGCACTATTGGTGCTGCTCATTCTGACAAAAGTGAGAGCATCCCTGGAAAACCAATTCTCTTAACTGATTCTTTTTGTTACCCAAGGGCAAAGCTTCTTGACATTTATCGCAAGCAAAAAGTCGAACAATCCTTTACTTCCATGCCCGATGACATGGAGGAATTGGCCCCCATAGCTCAAGCAGACGTTGCTGAACCGTTAGCTTTCTTAACCCCTGATGCTGAAGAGGAG GCTACCCTTGGTGATATATGGAGGGGGAAGATCACTGGCAGTGGAGCAGTGTATAATTCATTTAGGAAAGGCAGATCAACTGAAAATGTTACTG GTCTTGGTGATGTTGAATCTGCTGATGAGGGAAAACAGGGCATTCTCTCCTTGGTATCTGCTGAAGAGAATGGTGATACCTTCCAAGAGCTTTTGGAAACTGATACCTCTCAAGCCGATAATAAAACTGCTACATGGAATAGTGATTCTCGAGTGATTACATTGGGTG ATGTTAAAAACCAAGGAGTGGATCAGAAAATTCGTGCTGAAGTTAGTCATCATGGGGACGCTGTTGATAATGGTACCCGAGGATCAAATGAAATTGATAGTCTTTACTTTGCCACTTCCCAGATGGATATCGCTAATAACGGGATGGGCACACTATCTGCTTTTaccaatcaatctcaatttcaaGATATTACTTCTCCTTTTGGCATCAGATCGAAGCTTTCCAATGACTCAACTTCTCTATTTGGATTGACCTCTCCTCTCCAACGTCAGGGTGGAAACATCCATCCTTTTAGTTCTAATGAGGCAAAAGAGTCAGAGAGGAGTATTTCTGCGGAGGAGCTTAGTTTATATTACCTTGATCCTCAAGGAGAGATCCAAGGACCTTTTCTTGGGGTGGACATCATTTCATGGTTTGAACAGGGGTTTTTTGGCACTGACTTACTTGTCCGCCTGGCAGATGCTCCTGAAGGAAAACCTTTTCAAGAATTGGGTGAGGTGATGCCACATCTTAAGGGCATCCATGCCATTGCCACTGGTGCTGATCAGATTTTGCAATTAGATGAATCTAATGCTTTAGGTGGTAAATTGGAGACTGGTGTGCCTGCTGCTGCTCCTGCTGGTAAAGTTGATGATTTATACATCATGGAAAATCGGTCATTACCAGAGATTAGGAGTATGTCGGCTCAGAATGTCCAAGGCATGGTATCTGAATCTGGTGTACCTCATCTGTCTCATTTGGAGACAGGGTTTAATGATTTTGCAGCCCAAGATGAAG AAATTGTTTTCCCAGGAAGACCAGGAAGTAGTGGCCATCCTATTGGAAGATCTACTGGAAACATCCATGATGCTTCTCTGAAGCCTCTGAGCCACTCTTCTGTTCAAGCTGAATCGAAAGTGCCCAGCATGCAAAACCAAAGTGATAACATGATGCATCCTTTTGGTTTACTTTGGTCCGAGATTGAAGCCCCTAATGCAAAGCATGCTGCTGCATCCAACTTGCCTTCTGCCATGGGAAGGGGTCCTCAATTTGGAGGCATTTCTGAGACGGCTCTCATTGCAGATAATTGGCCTGATTCATACAGGAGGAATGCAGCTTTTGACTACCCCAACTTGTATCAGGAAACTGTGGCTTCTCGAAGCTTTCCACGCATGGAGCAAGAATCAAACCGTCTTGATCTATCGGAGCAACTGTTGTCAAGGCAACTTCAGCATCACCATCTCCAACAGCAAAACCTGTTACCTTTTCATGCAAATTCCGGCCATTCCATTTTGGAACAAATGGCTGGTGAACAACTGGCACACCAGCAGCAGCTGGCCGCCCATGCTGTACCAGAAATGGAGCATATAATGGCACTACAGCTCCAACAACAGCGACAGCATCAGCTTCAACGTCagttgcagcagcagcagcagcagcagcagcagtttCAGCATCAACAGAAACTTCTGCAGGAGCAACAGCAGTCCCAAGTTCAACAGGTTCAACAGGTTCTGCTTGAACAATTCCTGAGAAACCGATTGCACGATCCTGGCCTTGCGCAGTCACCTGTCGATCCTCTGAGAGCCAACAACGCTCTCGATCGGGCTATATTGGAGCAACAGCTTCTCAATGAACTGAAACAACGTTCTCATCATCCTGCCAGACATATCGATCCATCACTTGAGCAGATGACCGAGGCAAAATTCGCTCGTTTGCCACAAGAGCTTCAGGAGTTACTCATAGGTCGTGCTCAGCGTGGACAACTTCAGCCTTTGGACCATCAGATACTGCAAGAACAACTTCAAGCTAGGCAATTTCAAATGGGAATGGGGCTAACTCCCAATATGGAAGAAAGGCGCCTTGGTTCTGGCTGGCCAGTTGATGAACCTGATCAGTTCCTTAGGATGCACGGTAGTCACCGATCTCACTCATCGGGGTTTAGCCCGCTAGATTTTTATCAGCAACAACAGGGGCCATCCAACGAAGACCAGCTGAACTTCTTTGACAGGAATCATTCGTTACAGGAGCGTATTAGACAAGGTTCTTATGAACCTAGCGGGCTGTCTTTTGACCGTTCGATTTCTTTACCAACTGGTAATGCCGGAATGAATCTGGATGTCCTAAATGCTATGACTCGTGTTCATGGTTTAGACATGCAAGAGTCTAGCACAAGAACAAAATCTGCTGCTCAAGCAAAGTTTGCTTCAGAATTGCACGCTCGGGGTGCCCCTCACTCTTTACTTCCTAACCAATTTCATGCTTCTCAGCTGGATGCGATGGATGGTCACTGGTCTGAGAATAATGGGCAGCTTGCAAATGACTGGATGGAATCTCGAATTCAGCAATTGCATATTGGTCCTGAAcgccaaaaaaaggaacaattgGGTAAAGTGACTCCTGAAGACCCAAGTTCGTGGATGTCAGATGGACAAGATGATGACAAGTCAAAGCAGCTGCTTATGGAATTGCTTCATCAGAAATCTGGCCATCAACCCACCCAGTACGCAGATGTTAGTGAGGGAGTACCAGGGGAGAGAAGGCCTATATCCGGCTTTTACTCTAGTTCGAATGCCCTGGATCGTCCATTTAATCTGCTTCAGGACCGAGAAGCTGGTTTAAGCAACTCGTTTCCCGTAGGTTCCTATGGATCAAATTCCTCTGATCGCGCCAGCAGTTTTGAAAACAGAGATGAGTTGACATTTAGAATGGATTCTGGGGCATTGGCTGCTGCAGATCCATTCTTGTCTGGTATTCACGGATCTGGGATGGGTTTTCACACTAATCCTAGCAGGAATGACAATAATTCAGCCCACACGAAGGAGCTTGCCGAGGCAGAGGGGAGGAAGGGTGTACCAAAGAGTGAGGGCAAATTAAAGGGTTCTCTCTTTGAGGTTCAAGAAGCTGTGGCTGAACAAACAGGATTGGCTGCTACAGATCATGGTGGAGTACCTATCACTTCCTTTAGCAGGCATGCTTCCCTTGGTGCTGCTGC tgaaGGTGAAAATACAATCTTCTATGAAGAAGGAATTGGAAACCGGTATCCTGAACAGATAAGCAAGGATCA TGTGCGAGTCATTTTGTCCAAAAGTCAAGACAATATGATGCTTAGGGGCCCATCCCAGGAAGGACAGTCAGAGCTTGCGTCCGATCCTCTTGCGAGGCTCAAAAGTGCTTTTCCCAGTGTTCCTGATG GGTCGAGACAAGACCAAGGAGGGAATCCAACAAAGCAAGGTGTTGAGGACATCGCTGCTGGCAAGAAAGATATGCGTTTCAGGCGTACTTCATCTTGCGATGATGCAGAGGTGTCGGAAGCATCTTTTATTGACATGCTAAAAAGTACGAAGAAGACTGCACCACAAGAGCTCCAATCGGCAGCAGGAGTTTCAGAATCATTAGAAGGAAGTCAAGCTGGACGAAgtggaaagaagaaagggaagaaagggaAGCAAATTGATCCTGCCCTTTTGGGTTTCAAAGTCACCAGCAATCGCATCATGATGGGCGAAATTCAACGTATAGATGATTAA